A window from Montipora capricornis isolate CH-2021 chromosome 7, ASM3666992v2, whole genome shotgun sequence encodes these proteins:
- the LOC138056583 gene encoding uncharacterized protein: MEAKDRKINGAVAIDFQGNGHYSPRPPHSPTLGHTQWSSYNNADNHSRQEQNATGVNPKIKKPRRTPTEWLKKYFLEGQALTATQTQALAQLDPNAPWHERLIVKHRRLVGVAIPFFFFQVIWWSSAITYDFWSLFPERYFISITMIFGSMIAGMTSEGGGAVAFPVMTLAFGIKPAVARDFSLMIQSCGMTAAAFTIFWMRVQLEWHSIIFCSIGGLIGMAIGLEFIDPNLTPPQKKMGFVCVWFSFAFALFLLNRYQKRKTFKTIPDFKLWKMIVLLLTGFIGGIFSAIAGSGVDICSFSILTLLFRVSEKTATPTSVVLMAGNTVVGFYWRQVIQQAVSADAYYYLAVCVPIVVLGAPLGSVVGSHFHRQVLAGLIYLLDTVALVSAYAIVPLTKALIGASVGIIVFGFIFFGLITYAGHKLMENIEEEKEELPQTQMDTSDQKKNGLKTTANGHMYHMYERPARDIDLGKTNNGYTSTEFLSKI, from the exons ATGGAGGCAAAGGACAGAAAGATCAACGGTGCAGTTGCCATTGATTTTCAAGGCAATGGACACTACAGTCCCCGACCACCTCATTCGCCAACCCTGGGACACACACAATGGAGTTCCTATAACAACGCCGATAACCACTCTCGACAAGAACAG AATGCAACAGGagtaaatccaaaaataaagaaaccaCGGAGAACACCGACAGAATGGCTCAAGAAATACTTTTTAGAGG GTCAGGCTTTGACAGCCACTCAGACCCAAGCCCTTGCGCAGCTAGATCCCAATGCGCCCTGGCACGAGCGTCTGATCGTGAAGCACCGAAGACTGGTGGGCGTTGCAAtccctttcttcttctttcaagTGATCTGGTGGAGTTCTGCTATCACTTATGACTTTTGGAGCTTGTTTCCCGAAAGATATTTCATCTCTATAACAATGATTTTTGGATCCATGATTGCAG GTATGACGAGTGAAGGTGGAGGCGCGGTGGCTTTTCCTGTCATGACTCTCGCTTTTGGCATCAAACCAGCAGTAGCACGTGACTTTTCACTCATGATCCAATCGTGCGGTATGACGGCAGCGGCCTTTACTATCTTTTGGATGCGCGTGCAGCTGGAATGGCATTCTATCATATTTTGTTCAATCGGTGGTCTGATTGGCATGGCAATTGGCTTGGAGTTCATTGATCCTAACCTTACCCCACCCCAGAAGAAAATGGGATTTGTGTGCGTTTGGTTCTCTTTTGCATTCGCGCTTTTTCTACTGAATCGTTACCAAAAGCGAAAGACTTTTAAGACCATCCCTGATTTCAAGCTGTGGAAAATGATCGTTCTTCTGCTGACTGGCTTCATTGGAGGAATTTTTTCTGCCATCGCAGGAAGTGGAGTGGATATCTGTAGCTTCAGCATCCTCACGCTTCTCTTCCGTGTCAGTGAAAAGACAGCCACGCCTACCTCTGTTGTCCTTATGGCGGGAAACACAGTGGTTGGCTTCTACTGGCGACAGGTTATCCAGCAAGCTGTCAGCGCCGATGCTTATTACTACTTAGCGGTGTGTGTCCCCATTGTGGTTTTGGGTGCTCCTTTGGGTTCAGTGGTTGGTAGCCACTTCCACCGTCAAGTCCTGGCTGGACTGATTTACCTTCTCGACACTGTGGCCCTTGTCAGCGCATATGCTATTGTACCGCTGACCAAAGCACTTATTGGCGCCTCAGTGGGCATCATTGTTTTCGGATTTATCTTCTTCGGGCTTATCACTTACGCGGGGCATAAACTCATGGAGAAcattgaagaagaaaaagaagagttGCCGCAAACACAGATGGACACTTCAGATCAGAAGAAAAATGGATTGAAGACTACTGCCAATGGTCATATGTATCATATGTACGAGAGGCCAGCCCGTGATATTGATCTGGGAAAAACCAATAACGGTTACACCTCTACAGAATTCCTAAGTAAGATATAG